From Geotalea uraniireducens Rf4:
TCCACCATTTCGAAGCCTTCATCGCAGCCGGCCTGGACACGGTCACGAATCTTGGCGGTAGTATGCACGTCATTGTCTTGCCTGATGGCTTCCTCTTCATCCTCACTGCGCGGCATGAGGTCGTGCCGACGCATGATCTCCGGATCCGGGCCAAGGAATAGTGTCGTATCACTAAGGAATTTCTTGATCAGTGCGATTTCCTCGGCACTGGGCGTCTTCGCCGCACTTGGCATAATAGTTTCGCTCATTTTTAAATCCTCTCAAATTGTTAAGGTCAAATTGGTTTTCAACCCGGTCAGGCCCGCAGGAACCAGGAGGCACCCTGCTTGGCGGAAACAAAGTTCCAGCCCGGATTCACCAGATAGGTGGTCACCTCGGAGGCGATCACCGCCGGCCCGGCAACCTGGACACCCGGTTCAATCGCAGCCCGATCCCAGACGGGGGTATCAAGCGGACCATCGTGACCGACGAAGTAGCATTTGCGGGTACTCTTGGGTGCGGGTGGCGCCTTGCGCCTGGCCGGTGCAGCGGGTTTTATATCTTCGAACTGGACCGTTTCATGGCGCACGTAAGCCGCCACCCGGATGGTATTGATCCGGATCCCCGCCTCGGGGGCCTGGCTCCCTTCACCGAAACGTTTGCCGTAGTCCAGTGAGAACTGGGAAATCATCGCCATGACGTCGGCGGGGCCGTGCAACTCGTGCACCGGGATGACCGCGGTCGTCTGCACCAGCTGGTTGCCATAGCGCATGTCCAGTTCAAGGCTGTGAAGGATCTGCTCCCGCGGAATCCCCTGGCGGATCAGATCCTGGGTCCCGGCCTCCTTCAGCTCCTCGACGATGCCGTTGAAGCGATCATAGTCATCGTAGATGTGGCGGCTGTTGGAGTCGTACAGCACCATGTAGAGGGACCGCTCATGGATGTGCAGCTGATGCATGTTGCCGGCGCCGACGGCCGAGAATACCGAGCTGAAGGGGGGTGCCAGGATCTTGTTAATCCCCAGGTTCTGGGCGATGCCGCAGCAGTGCAGCGGGCCGTTGCCGCCGTAGGCGAGCATGGTGAAGTCCTTCGGGTCGTACCCCCTTGCCCGCATTTCGGTGAACAGGCCGTTGGCCATATTGTCGTCAACCTTCTGGCGAATCAGCATGGCCGCATCGATGGTCGAGCAATCCAGGTCGTCGCAGAGCGCGTCTTCAATGGCGGCGGCGGCCCGACGGGGATTCAGGGAGATCGAACCACCCGCGTAGTTCTTGGGATCCAGATAGCCGAGCACCAGGTCCGCATCGGTCACCGTCGGCCGCATGCCACCCCGGTCGTAACAGGCCGGACCGGGATCTGAACCGGCACTCTCGGGGCCGCACTTGACCGTCTCGTACATCCGGTCGTAGGAGGCGATCGAGCCGCCACCTGCACCCAGCGTCACCAGGTGCACCATCGGCACGGAAACCAGCCAGCGATCGACAACCGGGTTGAAGTCATAGTGTTTGATGCCCCCCTCGACGACGATGCCGATGTCGTAACTGGTACCACCCATGTCGGTTGCCACCACATTCCCCAGTGCCGCCTGCATGGCCAGATGTTCGGAGGCGGCAATACCGGATACCGGGCCGGAGTGGATGGTCTGCAGGGCATCGGTGGAGTTCAGCTGCGCCATGCCGCCCGAGTTGTGGATTACCAGCATCGGCTTTTCATAGCGGTGGGCACGCAGGTTCTGCTCCAGGGCCGAGAGGGCGTGATACATGGTCGAGTGGAGATAACCGTCGACAATGGCCGAGGTCGCACGCACATACTCCCCCTTCCGTCCCGCCACCTGGTGGGAGAGGATGACCGGTATGGCACCCAGCAGATGGGACGGATATTCCTCCAGCAGGATCTCCTCGATCCGCTCTTCATGCATGGGATTGACCACGCTGTTGACCAGGGCCACGACGATGATCTCGGCCCCCTTGTCCACCAGGGAACGGATCTGGACGCGAACATCGTCTTCGTCCAGTCGCATCACCAGCCTCCCCTCGAAATCAAGACGCTCGCGCACGCCACGAATCATGTGGGGCAGGACCAGGGGGGCAGGCCGGGATGCATTGGGGAGATCCTGCTTGCCCAGGTCATCCAGCCCCTCGCCATAACCACGGGCGCGGCTAAGCGGGACCGTCGCCTCGAAACCCGCGGTCACAAGCATGCCGATCCGCGGCCCCTTGTGTTCGATCAATGCATTGGTACCCAGAGTTGTGGCATACCGCACAGAATCCACTCCGGCCAGAATATCTTCCAACTCCAGTCCAAGGACGTTGTAGGCCTTGCTCAGCGCTTCGTTGAACCCGAGCGCCAGATTGTGGTGAGTGGTGAGAGCCTTTTCCTCAATGTACTTACCATCCCAAACCACGAAACAATCGGTGAAGGTGCCACCGATATCGACAGACACGCGCCTCATACTACCTCCTTTATTCTTCGCTCCGCAGTTCCGGTTCTCTCCGGCTCTTGACCGGAGGGGAACGGCGGGATTTCTGGTTTATTAATGGCCGTGTCCGGCGCCAAGGACTACTTCAGGGCCTCTCACCGGCTCAAGGACCTCTTCGCGAGTCGACCATTGGGCCTTCAGCGCCGCCAGATCCACCTCCATGTCGTAGAGGGGGGGATGTCCGGGAATGGCGTATTCGGTTTCCACCTGGGTGCCGCACTTGGGGCAGTAATACTCGAGAATGCGTACCCACTCAGGATCCGGACTGAAGGTGAAGCGGTACTTATCCGGATCGATGATCGGCGGATGAATTTCCCTCGGGTCGCGGTTGTAAACCAGCAGCCCTTCCTTGTAGCTCTTTTTTGCGGAACCCACTTCATGGTTACAGACGCGGCATTCCCAGGTCTCTTTGTCCAGGTCGATGCGGAGATATTCGGTCATCAGTACTTTCATGTTTTCAACCTCTCTTGTTCAGTAGAATGTCGCCCGCGTCGCTGATGACAAAACTCCATCCGTCAAGGACCCGGCAGGTAAAGAAGTCTTCTTCGATAATGGCTGGACCAACGCCGTAGTCGCCTGTTTTCATCTCGTTAAGGTTGTACACGGGCACTTCAATGCGTCCCTTGCGTTTGGTCAGCAGGGTACGATTACTGTGCAATGACGCCTTGTTGCCCTTTTTGAAGCTGGCTTGTTTATCTTTTTCAGAGCGCAAAACCTTGACCGCTTTCAACTCGACTTCGACGTGCTCGGCCTTCTTGAACGGAGCCGGTACCGCCGCATCCGTCAGGAAGTGGCTGATCTCCCTGCCGTCAACTGTCGCCACGAGGCGAGCGCGCAGTTCATAGCGCCCTTCGGCAAATCCTTCCGCATACATGTCGCGGGCGGCCTTCGTCTTCAGCGCGGCGATGGTCTCCTTCAGCCTGCTTTCATCGATGCCGTGGACCGTGGCGGCGTAATGCTGGGATATGTCGCACTCGCCGATACCGTAGGCACTGAAGACCGCGGCCATTTTCGGAACTGCGACAGTATCTATTCCTGCCTTCTCGGCGACGCCGCAGGCATTCAGGGGGCCGGCTCCGCCGAATGCAAGCAGGATGGTCTGGTCCGAGATGCTGGTGGTACGATGCAGCTCAACGGCAACCTTTTCCTCGTAGGCATACTGCATCTGCTGCAAGGCATCCTCGAGATCCAGGCCAAGAGGTTTGGCAATATTCTGCTCGACCGCCGCCGCTGCGCGTTCGGCGTCCAGGGCCAGATCACCGCCAAAATAGGATGTTGGATCAAGGATGCCGCTCAGAAGACTGGCATCGGTGATGGTCGCTTCCTTGCCGCCGCGACCGAAGCAGGCCGGACCTGGAACGGCGCCGACGCTCTCGGGTCCGATCACGATGCGCCCTTCATGGGCACGGAAAATCGAGCTGCCGCCGACACCGGCGCTGATGATCTCGCAGAGGGGGAATGAAACGGTAATACCTTCCACATTGCCACGCCGCTTCTCCGCCACCGTGTCGTTCAGAAACTGACCGATATCGGTGGTGGTGCCGCCGATGTCGATGGCAACCACATCGGAAAATCCGTACAGCTTGGCGAAGGTCTTCATCCCCTCCATGCCGCCGCGCGGGCCGGAGCTGTAAGTTTTGATCGCGATAGATTTGGCCACCCGGGATGAGTCGCCATCGTTGCGGAAGATCTGAAGGGGATTCTTGGTGCGATAGCTGCGCAACCGGTTCTCGGCGTTATAGAGGAAGTTTTCCATTGCCGGATGGAGGAAGGAGTTGATCAACGCCGTCCAGGTACGCCGCGCCAGATGGGTGTCGGCACTCAGATCGCTGCCGTACAGAATCGGCACGGCGCCGAGGAGGTGGCGGGGGTACTTGCGCAGGGCGACCTTCTTGAAAGCCGCCTCGGACTCGATGAAATCCTTTCCGCCGAAACTGACGACCAGCCTGTTCGCCCCGGCAGCGGTGAGCTCGTTGATGGCCTTGACGATCAGGTTGTCACGGTCGTCACGCTGCATCAGATCGTCAGCCAGGATTGCCACCCGGTTCCCCACCAATGCAGCGTACAGTTCGGGATCATGTTCGGCCAGACTGACCATGATGTCTTTTGTGGCACCATGAATAATCAGTCCGAGACGTGGCCCCTTCCGCTCACAGATCGCGTTCGTCCCCTGGGTCGTTGAATAGCGAATGAGATCGACCTCTTCCAGTAGACGAGCAACATTCGGCTCGCCGTAGATGACACCGGAGGCCTTCTGCAGCCCCTCAAAGAAGCACTTACTGAGATCATAAGGAGTTGTTAGTACCTTGGTTTTGTTGACCAACCCGTCATTCAGAATGCAGATATCGGTGAGTGTCCCCCCGTTATCGATGTTGATTTGTAATCCCATGCTGCGTTACCTCCTACCTTCGGTTTGCGTTGCTGATGATTGCCTTTTAGCGCCTGTTTATTTATGCATTCTGTGGCAGTTGCAATTCACCTCCCTCTGATGGATTTGGTTATGGCAGACCAAGCAATAATCAAAAACAATGTTTTATGATGCTCCCTATTGCGATCTCCATGCCAATCAATTTCATATGTTACCGGTGAATGCATTCGTGATTAAGTATCTAATTTAGTTGTGTTTATTTTATTGGCATACCGTCGTGCATTTTATTCTATTGATACAACGTCGTTTTGTCTCGGATATGAGACTGAGACAGTCTCATATCCGAGACAAGCCAATGACTGGGCAGCAGATATATCGACCCCATGCAAGAGTGTTCTGGAATTTGCAGGTGAGCTTTTCAGGCATGCTAACTGACTGATTTCACACATCAAACTGATCTCTGAAGGATGATAGACACCGGATAAATATTTAAAACGAACTTCTCGTCCGGAAAGACAACGCCCCTCCCCGCCAAGGGATTAAGAGCGCAAGAAAGGCAACAAAGGCGAGAAAAACGAATCGATCGGGTGAAATCGTAAGAGTGGTTGGCGTGGCCACTGTTGCAATTGGTACGATGTTTGTTTTAGAATTTTCTATACCCTTGTATTTTTTGGAATCGATGTGCTACACTTAAATGAATAAATATAAACATTGTTTTAGCCGCTACAAAAAAACAGGCTGCGACTCAAAAGATCTAAACTGGAGCTTTAGAAGGAGGCATCCGATGGCTCTTGTGAACCCATACGTCACGTATCCTAAAGATCGACGCAACATCCATAAACTCCGGGATAGATTTGAAGTTGGACGGTTCGCCAATGAACAGCTGAATGTCTATGAAAAAAAGCTGATCACAGACTGGTCTCGCTGCAAAACAATCGGTGTCGATCCGGGTATGCGTGATGGGATCGTTATTCCCGAAGATGAGTTCAGAATCGCCGTTGCCCATAGCAGTTTCATAATCGAGAAAGCAGAGCCGATTCTGCAAAAGGTTTCAAATCTGCTGGTGGGTGTCCCTGGCATTCTCATTCTTACCGATAATCAAGGTACCATTCTGCACATCGTTGGTGATTCGTCCGTGCGTATGCGGGCAGCCGATGAATCTTCGCTTATTGAAGGATCTCGCTGGCTCGAGTCGTTGGCGGGAACGAACGGCATCGGTACGGCTATCGCTCAAAAAGAGGCCGTCCATGTGTTTTCCAACGAACATTTTTGCGAAGGGTGGCACCAGTGGTCATGCGCAGCAACGCCGATCCTTGACCCCTTCACGGAGGAGGTTCTCGGCGTCGTCGACTTTACCACCTTTGATAAGGACTACCGGGAAGACGCAGTAGGGCTGACCTATTCCCTTTCTGGCCATATCAAGGCAGAACTGAGACTCCAGCTGGAATTGGAAAGGATGCAACTGATCCATAGCTACTCGGACCACTCATCCCGGTATCCAGCTGATGGCATCGTCGTTCTGGATCGAATGGGCCGTGTCGTCAGAAGTAGTCCGGGGATTGACCCGGACGAATGCGATCTGTTCCAGAGATGCAGGTGCGAAAAAGAACAACCAAAAATGGTGCAACAGGTCTATTTGCCTGGTACAGAGCGGGAAATCGGTTCGCTCCTGGTGATCCATCGCAAGAAACCCGTTACCATTTCAGTACCGATAGAATCGGCACTGATACGTTGTGTTGCCACGTTTGGCGAGTTCGTCACGGCTAGCGAGAATCTCAAACTGATTATGGAACGGATCAGCAAAGTCATCCCTTCTGATATCAACGTGCTGCTCATCGGCGAGACTGGAACCGGCAAGGAGATTGTCGCCAACTACATTCATGCGCACAGCAAACGTCACGCAGGCCCTTTTGTAGCGGTCAACTGTGGAGCAATCAGCAAGGAACTCTTTGAAAGCAAGTTTTTCGGCTATGAGCGTGGCGCCTTTACCGGTGCCGACCCTCGGGGTAGGAAAGGGGTTTTTGAATGCGCCGACGGTGGGACCCTCTTCCTCGATGAGGTCGGAGAGATGCCATTGGAAATCCAGGCAGCTCTCTTGCGGGTACTGGAGACGGGACGATTCAACCGCGTCGGCTCAGAAAAAGAAATTGCCACAAACTGCAGAATTGTCGCCGCAACAAACCGCTCCCTGTCCCATGAGATCACGCGGGGTACCTTCCGGGCTGACCTTTACTACAGGCTTGGTGTTGCCACGTTCGACATACCTCCCCTGAGAGAACGACCTGAAGACATCCCTGTTCTTATCCAACGCACCATGGTGTCATTATGCCGGAAGCACGACCTGCCCCCATCAAACATTTCCGAAG
This genomic window contains:
- a CDS encoding hydantoinase/oxoprolinase family protein; the protein is MRRVSVDIGGTFTDCFVVWDGKYIEEKALTTHHNLALGFNEALSKAYNVLGLELEDILAGVDSVRYATTLGTNALIEHKGPRIGMLVTAGFEATVPLSRARGYGEGLDDLGKQDLPNASRPAPLVLPHMIRGVRERLDFEGRLVMRLDEDDVRVQIRSLVDKGAEIIVVALVNSVVNPMHEERIEEILLEEYPSHLLGAIPVILSHQVAGRKGEYVRATSAIVDGYLHSTMYHALSALEQNLRAHRYEKPMLVIHNSGGMAQLNSTDALQTIHSGPVSGIAASEHLAMQAALGNVVATDMGGTSYDIGIVVEGGIKHYDFNPVVDRWLVSVPMVHLVTLGAGGGSIASYDRMYETVKCGPESAGSDPGPACYDRGGMRPTVTDADLVLGYLDPKNYAGGSISLNPRRAAAAIEDALCDDLDCSTIDAAMLIRQKVDDNMANGLFTEMRARGYDPKDFTMLAYGGNGPLHCCGIAQNLGINKILAPPFSSVFSAVGAGNMHQLHIHERSLYMVLYDSNSRHIYDDYDRFNGIVEELKEAGTQDLIRQGIPREQILHSLELDMRYGNQLVQTTAVIPVHELHGPADVMAMISQFSLDYGKRFGEGSQAPEAGIRINTIRVAAYVRHETVQFEDIKPAAPARRKAPPAPKSTRKCYFVGHDGPLDTPVWDRAAIEPGVQVAGPAVIASEVTTYLVNPGWNFVSAKQGASWFLRA
- a CDS encoding acetone carboxylase subunit gamma codes for the protein MKVLMTEYLRIDLDKETWECRVCNHEVGSAKKSYKEGLLVYNRDPREIHPPIIDPDKYRFTFSPDPEWVRILEYYCPKCGTQVETEYAIPGHPPLYDMEVDLAALKAQWSTREEVLEPVRGPEVVLGAGHGH
- a CDS encoding hydantoinase/oxoprolinase family protein, whose amino-acid sequence is MGLQINIDNGGTLTDICILNDGLVNKTKVLTTPYDLSKCFFEGLQKASGVIYGEPNVARLLEEVDLIRYSTTQGTNAICERKGPRLGLIIHGATKDIMVSLAEHDPELYAALVGNRVAILADDLMQRDDRDNLIVKAINELTAAGANRLVVSFGGKDFIESEAAFKKVALRKYPRHLLGAVPILYGSDLSADTHLARRTWTALINSFLHPAMENFLYNAENRLRSYRTKNPLQIFRNDGDSSRVAKSIAIKTYSSGPRGGMEGMKTFAKLYGFSDVVAIDIGGTTTDIGQFLNDTVAEKRRGNVEGITVSFPLCEIISAGVGGSSIFRAHEGRIVIGPESVGAVPGPACFGRGGKEATITDASLLSGILDPTSYFGGDLALDAERAAAAVEQNIAKPLGLDLEDALQQMQYAYEEKVAVELHRTTSISDQTILLAFGGAGPLNACGVAEKAGIDTVAVPKMAAVFSAYGIGECDISQHYAATVHGIDESRLKETIAALKTKAARDMYAEGFAEGRYELRARLVATVDGREISHFLTDAAVPAPFKKAEHVEVELKAVKVLRSEKDKQASFKKGNKASLHSNRTLLTKRKGRIEVPVYNLNEMKTGDYGVGPAIIEEDFFTCRVLDGWSFVISDAGDILLNKRG
- a CDS encoding sigma-54-dependent Fis family transcriptional regulator gives rise to the protein MALVNPYVTYPKDRRNIHKLRDRFEVGRFANEQLNVYEKKLITDWSRCKTIGVDPGMRDGIVIPEDEFRIAVAHSSFIIEKAEPILQKVSNLLVGVPGILILTDNQGTILHIVGDSSVRMRAADESSLIEGSRWLESLAGTNGIGTAIAQKEAVHVFSNEHFCEGWHQWSCAATPILDPFTEEVLGVVDFTTFDKDYREDAVGLTYSLSGHIKAELRLQLELERMQLIHSYSDHSSRYPADGIVVLDRMGRVVRSSPGIDPDECDLFQRCRCEKEQPKMVQQVYLPGTEREIGSLLVIHRKKPVTISVPIESALIRCVATFGEFVTASENLKLIMERISKVIPSDINVLLIGETGTGKEIVANYIHAHSKRHAGPFVAVNCGAISKELFESKFFGYERGAFTGADPRGRKGVFECADGGTLFLDEVGEMPLEIQAALLRVLETGRFNRVGSEKEIATNCRIVAATNRSLSHEITRGTFRADLYYRLGVATFDIPPLRERPEDIPVLIQRTMVSLCRKHDLPPSNISEEAMELLTGYSWPGNGREVRNVIESAMICGGSSISVQDLPMNIKYSQKLPQEAISVSGAHLTAAQGRSPDSTGYRINANISQREVHLIITTLEKYKDIALACEALGVSRATFYRKCKAHGITPSDYI